In Planococcus citri chromosome 4, ihPlaCitr1.1, whole genome shotgun sequence, the genomic window TACAAAATGTCTGTTTCCACGTTCTTTTAATAGtagtcaatttttataaaaacagcttacgaaaaaaaaacgtttcacGAAATGGCTtcttaattgaattaatttcttGATGGGGTTTAAATTTATTCGCCCTTTCATTTGATGAATAAGTCAAATCCTCCGGAATCTTGCATTATATGTATTTCCCGATTGACAAAGTGTATATTGTTACTACTTTAGAGGTAATGTTACTTTGTTTGAATGTTATATTTTCGATAAACTGGCATGATTCCAAATCTAAACATTTTTGTGTGTTAGTCGAGTGCAATTGTGAACAGGCTGAATGTTGCAATAATGATAATTACTTTCTTAGTGTTGCATTTTTATTTCCTATTTTCGTGACAATCTCTTTACGCGTTACCTTGGAAGTTACAAATCATGGTCACTACTATTACATATTCGAGCCTCGTTTCCTAATACGCTGGATTTTGTTTGCAgatttttaataaatcgaaGGCCTATTCTTAAACATCTTTCGTAGTAACATTCAACCGCCATCATCCTCCAGCCAATATTCTCCTTATACAGTAAAGACCTGATATGAGTTCAGCAAGCACTGATCGATCAATTTCTTCTGGCATATCGCTTCCGCAGTGGATGAAAACTAGAATCGGCGACAGGTAAATTCATGTCGAAAAATTGTTACGAAATTCGCGAATCGTCGTGAATTAATGTACAGATTTTATTCAGGTACGATTTGGATCAAGCAGCTTTTTCTACGCCTTCTGAAGACGacagcttttttttcatacgttATCCTCTTCCTGGAGAatcaaaaatacacgaaaaattcGAAACCGATTGCCCCACTCCGATTGAATTTGCGCCTAATACTCAGAacggtaaatttttttcccatctaATATATTGTGTATGTGTTTAACAGAATATATGTTTAATAAATTCCTGCGTATTTTCTGCTACAGACGCAATCATGAAACGTTCCTCTACAGCTCCTGGTAATCAGCTTAATCAAAACGTCATTCCGGAAGTTCCCAAAGAGAACACCGATTATGGCAAATCAATATCTTCGGTTGCGCATAACGTAAtcactggaaaaattttcgGAAGTTACTTGTATCCGGAAAGTACGTCTGACGCAGATGCTACACGTTACAACAGACAACGAAGAAATAGCAAATCCTTACCAGCGTCTCCGCTCGCTTCGCCTAAAATCAGTCGTAAAAATCCCTACTTCACCGATCCATTTGCAAGGCCATATGAAACATATGACGGTAAACAGAGCTGGGTTTTATCCATACTTAGCCAACGTAAATCTATCGAAGATCTGACATCCAATACTGAATCCTCAGCTAGCGAAAACAATTCCCCTAATATTATACGGCGTAATCCAACTTTCAGCGATCCTCAACCTCAACCCTCTGAATTacgagaaatgaatttttggtctCCAGTTTCCATGTAATGTTAATTGTATTCGTGTATTATTTATGTACTactttttccccctttttgtttttaatattaaGAGATATCTGGATTGAAAATTATCGTACTcgagttttataaaaaaaaaaaaaaagtttgatgaaaattctgagtgaataaCGTATGTGATTGAAAATGTTTGTATGTTAAATTTCTCTCCTTTTTATCGATGAAAATTCTTCTGCCCTGTTTATAGTATTCTGCTAGCTTGGAAATTTTATATGGTTATTGTTTTTATATGTTTGATCGATTGGAATAGTTCACTTATTGACAAGGAATTAACGTGGTCGTTTTATGAGCGCTTTATTATCTTTTCTGATTATCAATTACGTATTAATTATCGCTGCACGCTTCGTAAACCACGAATAAAAATTACGCATTTTTTCAATCGATCGACTTTGTGTTTAAATTACGTTGTTTcgcatatttttcttttttttttcttttcatgccTAATATCATCTCATCTCAGCTTTTTACTGTGTAAGTCgagtgtatgtttttttttgtaaatacctTTTGTATGTGTGAACGAAATCATTCGAAACCGCTTtcgtacttcttttttttttcttcatcattgcGTAGTTCGTGATTAGTGAATGATTTTGTTCAACCAGCACTTAGTTCTACTGCAACTCTGTTATCTCTgaaatatatactttttttacTATTCCATTTGTATTTAATGACCTTATCAcgtgctaaatttttttcaaaggaattaACGTCTGATGGAATATGTTTTTGAAGTGATACTTGAGCATTGTTTATTTTATCTTACGGTGTTTGTTTTTCACGGTATCGTTGGGTGAGACGAATGGTACCATGTGTGTGATCAATTTGAGGCATCGTGCTGAAGGAAAATATATTCGTTGCAAATATCGCTCGAACGTATGCGTTATCACGCGTTCTAGTTGAAGAGAATTACTAATTCATTTATTAAGAATAAACGAACATTATCTCTTCACATGTTCGAAAAGGTGCATAGATTTTCGGTACGTTCGTTGGGTCTGAGTACAAGGCTAGAACAAAGTACCCTCGCTGTGTTTGTCTGATATAGTTGATTTAATTAGGAAATGAGGGAAAATACTACGTTAGTGAAATTCTACGTCACTGCGTAAATGACAACAAGTATTATAGATACAATGTGATGATGAGTTTCACGCTTGTGAGCAAAGAAAACAACTTCGATACATAAATCGcgcattattttcaaattacttcgCTATCTTTGCAAGTAAATAAGTTCGACGCTTAATTAGATGATTGTTCGAGGTGATTCGTCTTTCACGGATATCGCTGATGAAACGTAGAAAAATTTGGATTAAATCAGTTCATTAGAGTATCGCATTATATTGTCTCTTCGTATAGTCTGAGCTAAAAATAACAAACACATGCATATTACAACGTAGTAAAGACTTGAAAAAACGcctattttaaagaaaaattcttgcggttaagaatttaattttttcacgagaTTTGTGCGTGTACTTATGTCGCATTAGTCGCATTACTGATGGCTTTACGATGGTacatttatatgtaggtattagcAAAGGTTCAACGACGTAGTTTTCATAATGGCACAGAGCCATAAAGAAGAAGTGCCTAATTTGTTTAATTCTGTACACACGATTCTTACTTGATTTAGCCATATAATtgattaataggtaggtacttaataaatGAACGAAGAAACCAAAGAAACGAATTGTTTCCCTACCTGCTCAGTGCTCATCTGCCTACTCAGCGGAAATACCTAAACGATAATACGTATCggaatttgaaatattgagaaaaaagggACAACTAGGAACAATCACTGATACGTTTATTGTTGTTAGATTTAATCATTCAATAAATAAGATTACAAtacattataggtaggtaattagaaACCACAAAGGATGAGTTGTATTTGAACCTAATTACCAACCATAATGAGCTCCAAACCCTTCAAAAGTCAAATGCGATACAGAAGAAGCATCCGAATACTGATGAGCAACCGGTGCATGAACGGTTGGAACTGGGACAGCTTTCACAGGAGCAGGAGCATGATAATACGAAGGTGCAGGAGCAGCATGATAGACTGTAGGATGATGATGGTACACCGCAGCTGGGGCAGCAGTATAAACTGGAGCCGAATAAGATGCAGGGTATGCAGAATGCGAGTAACTAGGTGCTGTGTAATGGTAATATGGACTGCTGACGTAGGTAGGTTTATGGTAAACTGGGGCAGCATAAGATACTGCAGGAACATGGGTGTACACAACCGCATCGTTGTTGATTCTAGAGTCGTATTTTCGTACGCTGGAATGAGGGGTGTCTACAGCTTTACTGTAAGATGATATTACGGAGTTCCCGTCTAAAGATCTGATGACTGATTGAGATTGAGATGCTACGGCTGGTACAGCAGTTGGGTAATTGTAGGTTGGGGTTACAGATGCTGGTAGTGGTACGTAGGCTGCATAGCTGGTGCAGAGAAGTGCCAAGATGGAGATGAGGTGCTGTaaacaaatgaaataaattat contains:
- the LOC135844792 gene encoding uncharacterized protein LOC135844792; its protein translation is MSSASTDRSISSGISLPQWMKTRIGDRYDLDQAAFSTPSEDDSFFFIRYPLPGESKIHEKFETDCPTPIEFAPNTQNDAIMKRSSTAPGNQLNQNVIPEVPKENTDYGKSISSVAHNVITGKIFGSYLYPESTSDADATRYNRQRRNSKSLPASPLASPKISRKNPYFTDPFARPYETYDGKQSWVLSILSQRKSIEDLTSNTESSASENNSPNIIRRNPTFSDPQPQPSELREMNFWSPVSM
- the LOC135843791 gene encoding cuticle protein LPCP-23-like, whose translation is MMTFLHLISILALLCTSYAAYVPLPASVTPTYNYPTAVPAVASQSQSVIRSLDGNSVISSYSKAVDTPHSSVRKYDSRINNDAVVYTHVPAVSYAAPVYHKPTYVSSPYYHYTAPSYSHSAYPASYSAPVYTAAPAAVYHHHPTVYHAAPAPSYYHAPAPVKAVPVPTVHAPVAHQYSDASSVSHLTFEGFGAHYGW